From a single Aspergillus puulaauensis MK2 DNA, chromosome 2, nearly complete sequence genomic region:
- a CDS encoding SDR family oxidoreductase (COG:Q;~EggNog:ENOG410PMJ3;~InterPro:IPR002347,IPR036291;~PFAM:PF00106,PF13460,PF13561,PF08659;~go_process: GO:0055114 - oxidation-reduction process [Evidence IEA]), which yields MNPVNTKPYQLPADATWFVTGCSTGIGRALASHVASQPGHRLIATARDPSSLSYLDDNNPSILKLALDVTKPDSVDAAFKAAAAHFGDGHYIDVVVNNAGYSLSGDTESVTEQEMHDEFETNFFGTVRVTLKAIEVMRQSKDHRGGLIFNMSSLAGVCAFPGHAFYHASKFAVEGWSESIAREVHPDWNINFCIVEPSAVKTNFETTSKKRTQPHEAYAAPDMPARQLETFVKKGLESGVGFEPSAVANVLYTVASRNDKVPLRLPLSATAVKLITMKLQGQLADLETVSALSAIDVGQAQFKV from the exons ATGAACCCGGtcaacaccaagccctaCCAACTCCCCGCCGACGCGACCTGGTTCG TCACCGGGTGCTCAACCGGCATCGGTCGTGCCCTCGCAAGTCATGTCGCCTCGCAGCCTGGTCACCGTCTGATCGCGACTGCTCGTGATCCCTCCAGCCTCTCATACCTCGACGACAACAACCCATCGATCCTCAAGCTCGCTCTTGATGTCACCAAGCCGGACTCCGTCGATGCAGCATTCAAGGCGGCTGCCGCGCACTTCGGGGACGGCCACTACATTGATGTTGTGGTGAACAACGCCGGATACTCACTGTCCGGTGACACCGAATCGGTTACAGAGCAAGAAATGCACGACGAGTTCGAAACGAACTTCTTCGGCACTGTGCGTGTTACGCTCAAGGCAATTGAGGTGATGCGCCAGTCCAAGGACCACCGTGGTGGCCTGATCTTCAACATGTCGTCGCTTGCTGGCGTCTGTGCATTCCCCGGCCACGCTTTCTACCACGCCAGCAAGTTCGCCGTCGAGGGATGGAGCGAGTCTATCGCGCGCGAAGTCCACCCTGACTGGAACA TCAACTTCTGCATCGTCGAGCCCAGCGCCGTCAAGACGAACTTTGAAACCACCAGCAAGAAGCGCACACAGCCCCACGAGGCGTACGCTGCCCCCGACATGCCTGCTCGTCAACTGGAGACCTTCGTGAAGAAGGGACTCGAGTCCGGTGTCGGCTTTGAGCCGAGTGCCGTTGCCAACGTTCTGTACACTGTGGCCAGCCGCAACGACAAAGTCCCTCTGCGTCTGCCTCTCAGTGCTACTGCCGTCAAGCTGATCACAATGAAGCTGCAGGGTCAACTTGCGGACTTGGAAACCGTCAGTGCACTGAGTGCTATTGATGTCGGGCAGGCGCAGTTTAAGGTCTGA
- a CDS encoding uncharacterized protein (COG:S;~EggNog:ENOG410PV5I;~InterPro:IPR021858;~TransMembrane:1 (o116-134i)): MATQHSLGSPVYHPNTLPGLAYEEKRQLHRFRNILTEKLAQPFGSHFWNSLVLQLSQSEPAVLHAALALTSAHERFVQDQGRLDFSSVAPSGLFSLRQYNQAIRALISNTSLETTLSLRIAIVSCVLFVCLEILRGDMNAMQTHFAAGIKLLHQLQHQGQRLPAPKSIILVTDNPEAFDDHLVEVFARLNMQFLMLGQVPESKETFSPAFQYGGHVHIPRQFCSAGQARQSANPILLSTIHFIMGMEQLALTTDVHPLLPSPKMLDKRGALQSDLSEWITGYESSVNPYLASIPWNEIVGLTTLRVYAEMSTILLDTCFSTKETAYDPHLPKFKWIIERYREFHKSLETQHCKGQPYFTIDPSFFPPLYFTALKCRDWSTRHQALSFLREYHHMEGPWTGAMLAIVAGHVISQEEKHFEGALQSSAPTSNPQIPPSTRPSIVLPEFTRIHCVECKLPDRRAQESYIASLTLRRFRHELGKAGGWEVSKCSIDLTSQPQAAVFGV; the protein is encoded by the coding sequence ATGGCGACACAGCACAGTTTGGGCTCGCCAGTTTACCACCCAAATACACTCCCAGGCCTTGCCTACGAGGAGAAACGTCAACTACATCGTTTCCGGAACATCTTGACTGAGAAGCTGGCGCAGCCTTTCGGATCCCATTTCTGGAACTCGCTGGTTCTTCAATTGTCGCAGTCAGAGCCTGCTGTTTTGCACGCTGCGCTTGCCCTCACCTCGGCCCATGAGCGGTTCGTCCAAGACCAAGGGAGGCTGGACTTCTCCAGTGTCGCTCCTAGCGGACTGTTCTCACTCCGACAATACAACCAGGCCATCAGAGCATTAATTTCCAATACATCGCTTGAAACAACTTTATCGCTTCGCATAGCCATCGTCTCGTGCGttctgtttgtttgcttAGAGATTCTGCGAGGCGACATGAATGCCATGCAGACCCATTTTGCCGCTGGGATTAAGCTGCTACACCAACTGCAGCATCAAGGACAGCGCTTGCCAGCACCTAAAAGCATCATTTTGGTGACAGACAATCCCGAAGCTTTCGACGACCATCTCGTGGAGGTATTTGCAAGGCTGAACATGCAGTTTCTTATGCTCGGCCAGGTCCCCGAGTCAAAGGAGACATTCTCCCCTGCGTTCCAGTACGGCGGTCATGTCCATATTCCCCGTCAGTTCTGTAGTGCGGGTCAGGCTCGCCAGTCAGCTAACCCTATACTACTCTCCACTATTCATTTTATAATGGGAATGGAACAACTGGCTTTGACGACCGACGTGCACCCGCTGTTACCCAGCCCAAAGATGCTTGACAAACGCGGAGCCCTTCAATCAGACCTTTCGGAGTGGATTACCGGTTACGAGAGCTCAGTAAACCCATACCTTGCATCGATTCCGTGGAATGAAATAGTTGGCCTCACGACGCTCCGAGTCTACGCTGAAATGTCCACGATTCTGCTGGATACTTGCTTCTCAACCAAGGAAACAGCATACGACCCCCATCTGCCAAAGTTCAAGTGGATTATCGAGCGCTATCGCGAGTTTCACAAGTCACTTGAGACTCAACACTGCAAGGGACAGCCATACTTCACCATAGATCCGTCTTTCTTTCCACCGTTGTATTTCACCGCGTTGAAGTGTCGGGATTGGAGCACGCGACATCAAGCGCTCTCATTTCTTAGAGAATACCACCATATGGAGGGCCCATGGACGGGAGCCATGCTCGCTATCGTTGCAGGGCACGTTATCAgtcaggaagagaagcatTTTGAAGGAGCATTACAGTCGTCCGCACCGACATCGAATCCACAAATACCACCGTCTACCAGACCCAGCATAGTTCTGCCTGAGTTCACTCGCATCCACTGCGTCGAATGCAAACTCCCCGACCGCCGTGCACAAGAATCATACATTGCTTCTCTCACGTTGAGGCGCTTCCGGCATGAGCTGGGGAAGGCTGGGGGCTGGGAAGTCAGCAAGTGCAGCATTGATCTTACCAGTCAACCACAGGCCGCAGTGTTTGGGGTGTGA
- a CDS encoding uncharacterized protein (COG:C;~EggNog:ENOG410PG0V;~InterPro:IPR020471,IPR036812,IPR023210;~PFAM:PF00248;~go_function: GO:0016491 - oxidoreductase activity [Evidence IEA];~go_process: GO:0055114 - oxidation-reduction process [Evidence IEA]), with protein MSVPIRTLGRNGPQVSSVGLGLMSIGGIYGAAPSDEDRLALLDRAHAIGQRFWDTADIYADSEDIIGTWRAKNPEKAKDIFLASKFAIQRQGGFRQVLDTSPEYARTALEKSLKRLQTDSIDLYYVHRVDGKTPIERTIEAMVQFKKEGKIRYLGLSEVSADTLRRAHAVHPISAVQIEYSPFALDIEDPRIGLLEACRELGVAVVAYSPVGRGLLTGRYATRESLTKDAFLNILPRYSEENFPAIQKLLEVIKRVAQQKGITPTQTTLAWLLAREPSVIPIPGTRSIKYLEENTASADIHLTDEENKLITDAANATKLVGDRYPSALMPDNYEFGDTPALD; from the exons ATGTCTGTTCCTATTAGAACCCTTGGCCGCAATGGACCTCAGGTGTCCTCCGTCGGACTAGGCCTCATGAGTATCGGTGGAATCTACGGCGCAGCTCCCAGTGACGAGGACCGACTGGCCCTCTTGGACCGTGCCCATGCCATTGGACAAAGGTTTTGGGACACCGCCGATATCTACGCAGACAGCGAAGACATAATTGGGACATGGAGAGCCAAGAACCCTGAGAAAGCAAAGGACATCTTCCTGGCGTCGAAATTTGCCATCCAGAGACAGGGCGGGTTTCGCCAGGTGCTTGACACCAGCCCCGAGTATGCAAGGACCGCACTGGAGAAGAGCTTGAAGCGTCTGCAGACCGACTCGATTGATCTGTACTATGTTCACCGGGTCGACGGAAAAACGCCAATTGAGAGGACCATCGAGGCAATGGTACAATTCAAGAA AGAAGGCAAGATCCGGTATCTGGGTCTCAGCGAGGTATCGGCCGACACTCTTCGCCGAGCCCATGCCGTTCACCCCATTTCTGCGGTGCAGATCGAGTACAGCCCGTTTGCCCTTGATATCGAGGACCCGCGGATTGGCCTGCTCGAGGCATGCCGTGAACTGGGTGTCGCCGTCGTTGCCTACAGTCCCGTCGGCCGTGGGCTCTTGACAGGCAGATATGCAACTCGAGAGTCGCTTACCAAGGATGCATTCCTAAACATTCTGCCCCGTTATTCGGAGGAGAACTTCCCTGCGATCCAGAAATTGCTCGAGGTGATCAAGAGAGTCGCCCAGCAAAAGGGCATTACTCCTACCCAGACTACCCTGGCCTGGCTGCTGGCTCGTGAACCTTCTGTTATTCCGATTCCTGGAACACGGTCTATCAAGTACCTGGAAGAGAATACAGCCAGTGCCGATATTCACCTTACGGATGAAGAGAACAAACTCATCACCGATGCCGCCAACGCCACAAAGCTCGTGGGTGATAGATATCCTAGCGCGTT GATGCCTGATAACTATGAGTTTGGGGACACACCAGCATTGGACTGA
- a CDS encoding uncharacterized protein (COG:S;~EggNog:ENOG410PSME): protein MSRLVEISWKVVTHPGAPPITLTGTAEQVYAKLVEINANYDDDFKDIEPELELQPTESLDKRKDTLVCEGERYATTNRIQEGISYLRKVKGEPQLSPYDCGRVSCSWHSAIVWCNDSPHSKTLPSFINIAEGAQVIVNGCDDDGLVKGWLDHTDRWRVVVHSVEC from the exons ATGTCTCGC CTCGTCGAAATCTCCTGGAAGGTTGTAACCCATCCGGGAGCTCCGCCAATTACCCTGACTGGCACCGCGGAGCAAGTCTATGCGAAGCTCGTCGAAATCAACGCCAACTACGACGACGACTTCAAAGATAttgagccggagctggagctgcagccCACCGAAAGCCTCGACAAGCGAAAGGATACCCTTGTCTGTGAAGGCGAACGGTACGCCACGACAAACAGGATCCAGGAGGGCATCAGCTACCTTCGCAAAGTCAAGGGCGAGCCTCAACTAAGCCCTTACGATTGTGGTAGAGTGAGCTGCTCCTGGCACTCCGCAATTGTTTGGTGCAATGAT AGCCCCCACTCGAAGACCCTCCCTTCCTTCATTAACATTGCCGAGGGCGCACAGGTGATTGTTAACGGGTGCGATGATGACGGCCTAGTCAAGGGATGGCTCGACCACACTGATCGCTGGAGGGTGGTTGTTCACTCTGTAGAGTGCTAG
- a CDS encoding class II fructose-bisphosphate aldolase (COG:G;~EggNog:ENOG410PPJ5;~InterPro:IPR000771,IPR013785;~PFAM:PF01116;~go_function: GO:0003824 - catalytic activity [Evidence IEA];~go_function: GO:0008270 - zinc ion binding [Evidence IEA];~go_function: GO:0016832 - aldehyde-lyase activity [Evidence IEA];~go_process: GO:0005975 - carbohydrate metabolic process [Evidence IEA]) has product MQPPKGTPYPESNLTWQILNHANENGYAVGAYNCYNTDGIMAVIRAAESQRSAAIIQLFPWTMHFQGPEFIRYVTRAAHAASVPIAVHLDHCIEPDDVDLALTLPFDSIMVDASAEDEESNVQICKSIVDRARSVNITIEAEMGRIEGGEDGLPTVDMEGVMTKPEDAVAFVRGTGVHFLAPSFGNIHGGYPPGGAEKAWDLHRLAAIGSLVSSRTPLALHGTHPVSDELFQKVISCGVRKVNLNRTVRDEYTQFVGNNAGTLELTALQVEGVKVYSHSIERMMGVLGSAGRY; this is encoded by the exons ATGCAACCCCCGAAAGGCACCCCATACCCAGAGTCCAACCTCACCTGGCAGATACTGAATCATGCGAACGAAAATGGATACGCAGTTGGAGCTTATAACTG CTACAACACCGACGGCATCATGGCAGTAATCCGAGCAGCGGAGTCCCAGCGCTCGGCCGCGATCATCCAGTTATTCCCCTGGACAATGCACTTCCAAGGGCCGGAATTCATTCGGTATGTGACTAGAGCTGCTCACGCAGCTAGTGTGCCCATAGCTGTGCATTTAGACCACTGCATCGAGCCAGACGATGTAGACCTCGCATTAACATTGCCCTTTGACTCCATCATGGTCGACGCCTCAgcagaggacgaggaatCTAATGTCCAGATTTGTAAGAGCATTGTCGACCGAGCTCGCTCTGTGAATATCACCATCGAGGCAGAGATGGGCCGCATTGAAGGTGGCGAGGACGGCCTTCCCACTGTCGACATGGAAGGTGTGATGACGAAGCCCGAAGATGCGGTGGCTTTCGTCCGCGGAACAGGAGTACACTTCTTAGCTCCTTCGTTTGGGAATATCCATGGTGGATACCCCCCTGGTGGTGCAGAGAAGGCCTGGGACCTTCACCG TCTTGCTGCTATCGGGAGTTTGGTATCTTCTCGTACTCCTTTAGCCCTTCACGGAACGCATCCTGTCTCAGATGAATTGTTCCAAAAAGTCATTTCCTGTGGTGTTCGCAAAGTCAACCTAAATCGCACCGTGCGAGACGAGTATACCCAATTTGTTGGTAATAACGCCGGCACTCTAGAATTGACCGCGCTGCAGGTGGAGGGGGTGAAGGTCTATTCCCATTCGATTGAGCGCATGATGGGTGTCCTAGGCTCGGCTGGGCGATACTGA
- a CDS encoding Ldh family oxidoreductase (COG:C;~EggNog:ENOG410PK7G;~InterPro:IPR043144,IPR036111,IPR003767,IPR043143;~PFAM:PF02615;~go_function: GO:0016491 - oxidoreductase activity [Evidence IEA];~go_process: GO:0055114 - oxidation-reduction process [Evidence IEA]): MASTRYYANPAEAEQFATSLLIKAGLTSEDARSMAECLVLADIRGVDTHGLARLPQYLDRVSNGRVKAQPDIKITEKSPVVAHLDGDNGFGFVVARRGMAEAIKRAGIYGIGMVTVNHSNHFGMAATYVLQALQANMISLVFTNSAKQMPPFGGKETLLGISPFAAGAPSNSEVPYILDMAPSVVAKGKIRRAARRGESIPLGWALDEDGNPTTDADVALNGSMAPIGGPKGSGIAILMDIMSGVLTGAEFGGQVGDQYKDTKPQNVGHCFIALKPDVFFSTVDFKARMDTLVQRVHGVTPAPGFSEVLLPGEPEHRLGEQRRKEGIPYADAEKKMFSECAQQYGVPGLALAESPLS; encoded by the exons ATGGCTTCC ACAAGATACTATGCAAACCCGGCCGAGGCCGAACAGTTCGCGACCTCGCTGCTTATCAAGGCGGGTCTGACGAGTGAAGACGCGCGGTCAATGGCCGAATGCCTAGTGTTGGCAGACATTCGCGGTGTG GACACGCACGGTCTGGCTCGACTCCCCCAATACCTAGACCGCGTGAGCAATGGCAGGGTGAAAGCCCAACCAGACATCAAGATCACAGAAAAATCACCGGTGGTTGCCCATCTCGACGGCGACAATGGGttcggcttcgtcgtcgccaggCGCGGCATGGCAGAAGCAATCAAGCGAGCTGGAATCTACGGCATTGGAATGGTCACTGTCAATCACTCCAATCACTTCGGTATGGCTGCGACATACGTCCTCCAGGCGTTGCAGGCAAACATGATCTCGCTGGTCTTTACCAACTCCGCGAAGCAGATGCCACCATTCGGAGGGAAGGAGACCCTGCTGGGGATTTCGCCGTTCGCGGCCGGTGCTCCGTCAAATTCTGAAGTTCCGTATATTTTGGACATGGCTCCCTCTGTTGTCGCCAAAGGAAAGATACGTCGTGCTGCCCGTCGTGGCGAGTCCATCCCGCTTGGCTGGGCTTTGGATGAGGACGGAAACCCAACCACCGACGCAGATGTTGCGCTGAATGGCAGTATGGCGCCCATCGGAGGCCCAAAGGGGTCTGGAATTGCAATTCTCATGGACATCATGTCTGGCGTTCTTACTGGTGCGGAGTTTGGTGGACAGGTGGGCGATCAGTATAAGGATACAAAGCCCCAGAACGTCGGACACTGCTTTATTGCGCTGAAGCCGGACGTCTTCTTCAGCACGGTTGACTTCAAGGCTCGCATGGATACACTAGTTCAAAGGGTGCACGGAGTCACTCCTGCGCCTGGGTTCTCAGAGGTGCTTTTGCCAGGCGAACCAGAACATCGTCTGGGCGAGCAGCGACGTAAGGAGGGCATTCCATACGCCGAcgcagagaagaaaatgtTTTCCGAGTGTGCTCAGCAGTACGGCGTTCCTGGGCTAGCTCTGGCAGAAAGCCCTCTTTCTTGA
- a CDS encoding Dabb family protein (COG:S;~EggNog:ENOG410PX9Z;~InterPro:IPR011008,IPR013097;~PFAM:PF07876), with the protein MTIVHMVMFKFRPEVASEHKETFVQELKKLKELDCVKGHRLVVGGPSVTDPIERSKGFEFALLSFHESLQDLEKYQASKEHHWVTSTYMFPYKEDLVRFDFEVSPEDEDMFTPFQSRKF; encoded by the exons ATGACGATTGTGCACATGG TTATGTTTAAATTTCGACCAGAGGTGGCGAGCGAGCACAAAGAGACTTTTGTCCAGGAGCTCAAGAAACTTAAAGAGCTGGACTGCGTTAAGGGACACCGTCTGGTGGTAGGAGGCCCGTCTGTCACGGATCCGATAGAAAGGAGCAAGGGATTCGAATTCGCCCTGCTCAGCTTTCACGAATCACTACAAGACCTCGAGAAGTATCAGGCAAGCAAAGAACATCACTG GGTCACGAGCACCTATATGTTCCCGTACAAAGAAGACCTTGTCCGGTTTGATTTTGAGGTCTCTCctgaagacgaggatatgTTCACGCCATTTCAGTCCAGAAAGTTCTAA
- a CDS encoding uncharacterized protein (COG:G;~EggNog:ENOG410PHFT;~InterPro:IPR020846,IPR011701,IPR036259;~PFAM:PF07690;~TransMembrane:11 (i53-70o99-121i128-148o154-176i188-209o221-244i293-313o325-347i359-377o383-404i416-437o);~go_function: GO:0022857 - transmembrane transporter activity [Evidence IEA];~go_process: GO:0055085 - transmembrane transport [Evidence IEA]) gives MQNKTESAAKPSVEYADVEDPGKKELQTNRLAPAQIMSPEEFSAAEKRLKRKLDIRLLVCVWVIFVMNYLDRMYVLQNNISAAKVAGIEESLHMDSTQYATAVALLFAGYVLMQLPSNIFLAHLRPSVYIPTVMVIWGALSALVGATHNAGGLYALRFFLGFVEAAFYPGALFLISSWYKRSEMGVRSAFLFSGSQLGSAFSGLIGAGITGGLDGSRGLESWRWIFIIEGSATVFIALLAFFVLPNYPSNTPWLNPEERAVAEWRLISDAGQVDEDDERWSYGFKMAFKDWRLYVFALIFLCIQVASATSNFFPAVVKTLGFSTVNTLLLTVPPYMLGLVVSIANNWSADKFQNSSFHAIWPMVVAIVGFVVAAATFNIGARYFAMVLMVAGGHGANAVVLAWTQKTMLRPRIKRASAVAFVNAFGNISQIFSSYFYPD, from the exons ATGCAGAACAAGACAGAGAGTGCCGCGAAGCCTTCGGTAGAGTATGCCGACGTGGAGGATCCAGGAAAGAAGGAATTGCAGACCAATCGACTGGCTCCAGCTCAGATAATGAGCCCAGAGGAATTCTCTGCCGCAGAGAAGAGACTGAAGCGGAAACTCGATATACGTCTGCTGGTCTGCGTCTGGGTCATCTTTGTGATGAACTATTTGGACCGG ATGTACGTCCTTCAGAACAATATATCAGCAGCAAAGGTTGCCGGCATCGAAGAGTCTCTCCATATGGACAGCACACAGTACGCCACGGCCGTGGCTCTCCTCTTCGCCGGATATGTACTTATGCAGTTACCCTCCAACATCTTTCTTGCGCATCTGCGACCGTCTGTCTACATCCCCACTGTAATGGTCATCTGGGGAGCCCTCTCTGCTCTTGTTGGAGCCACCCACAATGCAGGGGGGCTCTATGCTCTCCGTTTCTTCCTCGGATTCGTGGAAGCTGCATTTTACC CTGGAGCACTTTTCCTGATCTCATCTTGGTACAAGCGGTCCGAGATGGGAGTCCGTAgtgcctttctcttctcggGCTCTCAGCTTGGAAGCGCGTTCTCCGGCCTCATTGGGGCGGGTATCACCGGTGGTCTCGACGGTTCAAGGGGCCTCGAGtcgtggcgctggatcttcaTAATTGAAGGATCAGCTACTGTTTTCATTGCGTTGCTCGCGTTTTTCGTTCTGCCAAACTACCCATCCAACACTCCTTGGCTGAACCCCGAAGAGCGTGCTGTGGCAGAGTGGCGGTTGATATCCGATGCTGGGCAggtggacgaggacgacgaacgGTGGAGCTATGGCTTCAAGATGGCCTTTAAGGACTGGCGTTTGTATGTCTTTGCTCTGATCTTCCTCTGTATTCAGGTTGCAAGCGCCACGTCCAACTTCTTCCCGGCCGTCGTCAAGACCCTGGGCTTCAGCACCgtcaacaccctcctcctcaccgtACCTCCATACATGCTGGGCTTGGTCGTCTCGATTGCCAACAACTGGTCTGCCGATAAGTTCCAGAATTCGTCTTTCCATGCCATCTGGCCGATGGTAGTTGCCATCGTTGGCTTCGTTGTTGCTGCAGCCACATTCAATATCGGTGCCCGCTACTTTGCAATGGTCCTTATGGTAGCTGGAGGCCATGGAGCAAATGCAGTAGTCCTGGCCTGGACACAAAAGACGATGCTGCGGCCCAGAATCAAGCGTGCCTCTGCGGTGGCTTTTGTCAACGCTTTTGGCAACATTTCTCAG ATATTTTCATCCTACTTCTACCCCGACTAA
- a CDS encoding RraA family protein (COG:H;~EggNog:ENOG410PM39;~InterPro:IPR005493,IPR036704;~PFAM:PF03737) → MPANSEDIINRLKEWGACDVADGLSRLKYPNGGFLEGLTLYSPEFQSGETNIVGQAFTVKFVPKTDEAAPKLSGNYIDMIPHGAVVFISQPPPQVNAVYGGLMTLRAQALGAAGVVIDGRVRDLGEHRALKFPLFAKSVGTTAGGEVCRPSEVNVPVRLDSQSQEAWIEPGDYIIGDLNGVVRLPQELADQVLDAISGIAEADAKCAEGIKAGRSVQEVFQEFRGR, encoded by the exons ATGCCTGCAAACTCAGAAGACATTATCAACCGCTTGAAGGAATGGGGAGCGTGCGAC GTGGCCGACGGGCTGTCCAGGCTGAAGTATCCCAACGGGGGATTCCTGGAGGgtcttactttatattcgCCTGAATTCCAATCCGGTGAAACCAATATCGTTGGCCAGGCTTTTACAGTCAAGTTTGTGCCGAAGACAGATGAGGCTGCACCGAAACTAAGTGGAAACTAC ATTGACATGATACCACACGGTGCTGTGGTCTTCATTTCTCAACCACCGCCGCAAGTAAATGCTGTGTATGGTGGGCTCATGACTCTCCGCGCGCAGGCCCTCGGTGCCGCAGGTGTAGTGATAGATGGTCGAGTCCGAGATCTTGGTGAGCATCGGGCGTTGAAGTTCCCT CTTTTCGCTAAATCCGTTGGAACAACAGCCGGCGGGGAGGTCTGTCGTCCATCGGAAGTGAATGTTCCTGTAAGGCTGGACTCGCAAAGCCAAGAGGCATGGATCGAGCCCGGTGACTATATCATCGGCGATCTGAACGGTGTTGTACGTTTACCGCAGGAATTGGCGGACCAGGTGCTTGATGCTATTTCCGGTATTGCAGAGGCGGATGCAAAGTGCGCAGAGGGGATCAAGGCAGGGAGGAGTGTCCAGGAAGTGTTTCAAGAGTTCCGCGGGAGATAG